From the Palaemon carinicauda isolate YSFRI2023 chromosome 42, ASM3689809v2, whole genome shotgun sequence genome, one window contains:
- the LOC137632805 gene encoding uncharacterized protein isoform X2 produces MSTCNIGVKVFFCVLLALCLMQPSSGYTIECLSVDFDCGDIPQTLASVCRVYRPFVPLNQTFTSKRRRSVSNSTQLPIESSTPFFHPRATHLTKAKADEGSVMALEMPSEIRDMFISQEKASMMLQSNRRLRRHGQRNTPRDECCAVKDCCTFEEVAEYCVEVRPGALTCERPQDGSSPMVPNCTPAVPDS; encoded by the exons ATGTCAACCTGTAATATCGGAGTCAAG GTGTTCTTTTGTGTTTTGTTGGCGTTATGCTTGATGCAGCCTTCTTCCGGCTACACCATTGAATGTCTTTCTGTTGACTTTGATTGTGGCGATATTCCGCAAACCCTTGCATCAGTTTGCAGGGTATACAGACCGTTCGTCCCCCTCAATCAAACCTTCACTTCCAAAA GGCGGCGTTCTGTGAGCAACTCCACCCAACTTCCAATTGAGTCTTCCACGCCCTTCTTCCACCCGCGAGCCACCCACCTGACGAAGGCAAAGGCTGACGAAGGCAGTGTCATGGCGTTGGAG ATGCCAAGTGAGATTCGAGACATGTTTATAAGTCAGGAGAAAGCAAGCATGATGCTTCAGTCGAATCGCAGACTCCGACGGCATGGGCAAAGAAATACGCCGAGGGATGAGTGTTGTGCCGTCAAAGATTGCTGCACCTTTGAGGAAGTCGCCGAATATTGTGTTGAAGTG CGTCCCGGAGCCCTAACCTGCGAAAGACCACAGGACGGTTCCTCGCCTATGGTCCCCAATTGCACACCTGCCGTTCCGGATAGCTAG
- the LOC137632805 gene encoding uncharacterized protein isoform X1, producing MSTCNIGVKKVFFCVLLALCLMQPSSGYTIECLSVDFDCGDIPQTLASVCRVYRPFVPLNQTFTSKRRRSVSNSTQLPIESSTPFFHPRATHLTKAKADEGSVMALEMPSEIRDMFISQEKASMMLQSNRRLRRHGQRNTPRDECCAVKDCCTFEEVAEYCVEVRPGALTCERPQDGSSPMVPNCTPAVPDS from the exons ATGTCAACCTGTAATATCGGAGTCAAG AAGGTGTTCTTTTGTGTTTTGTTGGCGTTATGCTTGATGCAGCCTTCTTCCGGCTACACCATTGAATGTCTTTCTGTTGACTTTGATTGTGGCGATATTCCGCAAACCCTTGCATCAGTTTGCAGGGTATACAGACCGTTCGTCCCCCTCAATCAAACCTTCACTTCCAAAA GGCGGCGTTCTGTGAGCAACTCCACCCAACTTCCAATTGAGTCTTCCACGCCCTTCTTCCACCCGCGAGCCACCCACCTGACGAAGGCAAAGGCTGACGAAGGCAGTGTCATGGCGTTGGAG ATGCCAAGTGAGATTCGAGACATGTTTATAAGTCAGGAGAAAGCAAGCATGATGCTTCAGTCGAATCGCAGACTCCGACGGCATGGGCAAAGAAATACGCCGAGGGATGAGTGTTGTGCCGTCAAAGATTGCTGCACCTTTGAGGAAGTCGCCGAATATTGTGTTGAAGTG CGTCCCGGAGCCCTAACCTGCGAAAGACCACAGGACGGTTCCTCGCCTATGGTCCCCAATTGCACACCTGCCGTTCCGGATAGCTAG
- the LOC137632733 gene encoding uncharacterized protein isoform X1, which produces MSTCNIGVKKVFFCVLLALCLMEDSSGYTIECLSVDFDCGDIPQTLASVCRVYKPFVPFNQPFITKRRRSVSNSTQLSIECSTPFFHPRATHLTKAKADEGSLTTLEMPREIRDMFLSQEEANAMLHSSRRLRREGERRTVRDECCSNTSFRACTFEEVAEYCAEVKPGALTCDRP; this is translated from the exons ATGTCAACCTGTAATATCGGAGTCAAG AAGGTGTTCTTTTGTGTTTTGTTGGCGTTATGCTTGATGGAGGATTCTTCCGGCTACACCATTGAATGTCTTTCTGTTGACTTTGATTGTGGCGATATTCCGCAAACCCTTGCATCAGTTTGCAGGGTGTACAAACCATTCGTCCCCTTCAATCAACCCTTCATTACCAAAA GGCGGCGTTCTGTGAGCAACTCCACCCAACTTTCAATTGAGTGTTCCACGCCCTTCTTCCACCCACGAGCCACCCACCTGACGAAGGCAAAGGCTGACGAAGGCAGTCTTACGACGTTGGAG ATGCCAAGGGAGATTCGAGACATGTTCTTAAGTCAGGAGGAAGCAAACGCAATGCTTCACTCGAGTCGCAGACTCCGACGGGAGGGGGAGAGAAGGACGGTGAGGGACGAGTGTTGTAGCAACACTTCCTTCAGGGCATGCACCTTCGAGGAAGTTGCCGAGTATTGTGCTGAAGTG AAACCCGGAGCCCTAACCTGCGACAGACCCTAA
- the LOC137632733 gene encoding uncharacterized protein isoform X2 → MSTCNIGVKVFFCVLLALCLMEDSSGYTIECLSVDFDCGDIPQTLASVCRVYKPFVPFNQPFITKRRRSVSNSTQLSIECSTPFFHPRATHLTKAKADEGSLTTLEMPREIRDMFLSQEEANAMLHSSRRLRREGERRTVRDECCSNTSFRACTFEEVAEYCAEVKPGALTCDRP, encoded by the exons ATGTCAACCTGTAATATCGGAGTCAAG GTGTTCTTTTGTGTTTTGTTGGCGTTATGCTTGATGGAGGATTCTTCCGGCTACACCATTGAATGTCTTTCTGTTGACTTTGATTGTGGCGATATTCCGCAAACCCTTGCATCAGTTTGCAGGGTGTACAAACCATTCGTCCCCTTCAATCAACCCTTCATTACCAAAA GGCGGCGTTCTGTGAGCAACTCCACCCAACTTTCAATTGAGTGTTCCACGCCCTTCTTCCACCCACGAGCCACCCACCTGACGAAGGCAAAGGCTGACGAAGGCAGTCTTACGACGTTGGAG ATGCCAAGGGAGATTCGAGACATGTTCTTAAGTCAGGAGGAAGCAAACGCAATGCTTCACTCGAGTCGCAGACTCCGACGGGAGGGGGAGAGAAGGACGGTGAGGGACGAGTGTTGTAGCAACACTTCCTTCAGGGCATGCACCTTCGAGGAAGTTGCCGAGTATTGTGCTGAAGTG AAACCCGGAGCCCTAACCTGCGACAGACCCTAA